The proteins below are encoded in one region of Diorhabda carinulata isolate Delta chromosome 3, icDioCari1.1, whole genome shotgun sequence:
- the LOC130891049 gene encoding uncharacterized protein LOC130891049 — translation MEKLQKSFDSFINLMDKNNHGVQIACYSVALLGLTVSLRKVRPFSRFRRPSDIPNHFINEKRELIGYVKRIDPNKALLIINHKPLVKLPLISTGNLPVKISGVEINNLGTNWLQSVVVDKEVTFIPIYKEKDFVQCQVLLTQDAKDKKHQVINIGERLVKIGFAVPEHIKAPLLEDPSFRKYHSLLLRAEKQALRKQLGYKYYIITTKKLINYTNELLIRFYKQSKNNIPKLIAIGPKIYHS, via the exons ATGGAGAAACTTCAAAAATCATTcgatagttttataaatttaatggaTAAAAATAACCATGGTGTTCAG atTGCATGTTACTCAGTTGCTTTACTTGGTTTAACAGTTTCCTTGAGGAAAGTTCGACCA tTTAGTAGATTTAGACGACCTTCAGATATTCCAAATCactttataaatgaaaaaagagAACTAATAGGATATGTAAAACGAATTGATCCAAATAAAGCTTTACTAATAATTAATCATAAACCTTTGGTGAAACTTCCATTGATTTCCACTGGAAATCTACCTGTCAAGATATCTggagttgaaataaataatctgGGTACTAATTGGTTACAATCAGTTGTTGTTGATAAAGAAGTTACGTTTATACCTATTTATAAAGAGAAAGACTTTGTACAGTGCCAAGTACTTTTAACACAGGATGCTAAAGAT aagaaGCATCAGGTTATCAACATTGGAGAACGTCTAGTAAAAATAGGTTTTGCTGTACCAGAACATATTAAGGCACCTCTCTTAGAAGATCCTAGTTTTCGCAAATACCACTCTTTGTTATTAAGAGCAGAGAAACAAGCTTTACGCAAACAACTCGGATACAAATACTACATAATAACcacgaaaaaattgataaattatactAATGAACTCTTGATACGTTTTTATAagcaatcaaaaaataatatacctaAATTGATTGCCATTGGACCGAAGATTTATCATTCATAG
- the LOC130891047 gene encoding TSC22 domain family protein 2 isoform X1 has protein sequence MNADPRRPEKIQRFVPKVNNGSGQEDLTPDYMNILGQHQTTGNMNEMPEKHGEPILEPNLQVSAALEVQPVAGEVAPTNNTTNVIPTSPQYGVAIIPNAVTMNDLATETVTPPTETLTDSTAKPIDDKELHSTPSRNDRFKVVKIASLEPFKRGRWKCMDYVDEAPPVGATRVPQSSGSIQVSGGTFMQTQSLPQQQFQQMLLQSGFTNSTPFFANVPPQIMHQGQYYYPQVTNVQNQTMQQVPNSIPAQFIANQPYFPAGIVPNAQGFTMPQGYSNVQYVPANLIQNQGSAFVPTSQPVQLPPNFQQSQSYAGQPNVSQTNVQPVMNGHTYTPQNEQVSGSLPTQTVKSVIMNSNNTQPVVSQTQVLQQNVQNIPVQSNQNILVAQVQQYQQQNAFQQNAANQQQSAASVVPVQVQPVTSTSQVAPVQSQTFEQNLPNNVYTNPQFAVSVSSLTVLDNSENQTELTETSSGGNVTVNENTDDPAKTNPVVNAIDNKIEQAMDLVKSHLMYTVREEVEVLKEKIAELMERIQQLETENNFLRSQIPKSQTIPPTPASNIQQSNIVINPNPNFPNPTAIPTSDTATVTNNSHNHLSNSQSQSVSTTETPNPQ, from the exons ATGAATGCCGATCCTCGTAGAcctgaaaaaatacaaagattTGTTCCTAAAGTAAATAATGGAAGTGGCCAAGAAGACCTCACCCCTGACTATATGAATATTTTGG GTCAGCACCAGACCACGggaaatatgaatgaaatgCCAGAAAAGCATGGTGAGCCGATTTTAGAGCCGAACCTTCAAGTATCTGCAGCCCTTGAAGTTCAGCCGGTAGCTGGCGAAGTTGCTCCTACTAATAATACTACAAATGTGATACCCACCAGCCCTCAGTACGGTGTGGCCATTATTCCCAACGCTGTTACTATGAATGATCTGGCAACAGAAACTGTCACCCCGCCAACTGAAACCCTAACAGATTCGACTGCAAAACCAATAGATGATAAAGAACTTCATTCCACTCCTAGTAGAAATGATAGATTCAAAGTGGTAAAAATAGCTAGTTTAGAACCTTTTAAACGTGGCCGTTGGAAATGTATGGATTATGTTGATGAAGCTCCACCGGTTGGAGCTACGCGGGTACCTCAATCATCTGGTAGTATACAAGTGTCAGGAGGTACTTTTATGCAAACTCAAAGTTTACCACAACAGCAATTTCAGCAAATGCTATTGCAAAGTGGATTTACAAATAGTAcaccattttttgcaaatgttcCACCTCAAATAATGCACCAAGGTCAATATTATTATCCCCAAGTTACGAATGTACAGAATCAAACTATGCAGCAGGTGCCAAATAGTATACCTGCTCAATTCATAGCAAACCAGCCCTATTTTCCCGCTGGTATTGTTCCCAATGCACAGGGATTTACAATGCCACAAGGTTATTCTAATGTTCAATATGTTCCTGCTAATTTAATCCAGAATCAAGGTAGTGCTTTTGTACCAACATCACAACCTGTCCAATTGCCTCCAAATTTTCAGCAAAGTCAATCCTATGCAGGTCAACCGAATGTATCACAAACAAATGTTCAACCAGTTATGAATGGTCACACTTATACTCCTCAAAATGAACAAGTGAGTGGTAGTTTACCCACACAAACAGTAAAAAGTGTTATAATGAACTCAAATAATACACAGCCTGTTGTGAGTCAAACTCAAGTTTTACAACAAAATGTGCAAAACATCCCAGTGCAAagcaatcaaaatattttagttgccCAAGTACAACAGTACCAACAACAAAATGCATTCCAGCAGAATGCAGCTAATCAACAGCAATCAGCTGCTTCAGTTGTTCCTGTTCAGGTCCAGCCAGTGACATCCACGTCTCAGGTTGCACCAGTGCAATCTCAGACGTTCGAACAAAATTTACCTAACAATGTCTACACGAATCCACAGTTTGCCGTAAGTGTAAGTAGTTTGACAGTTCTCGATAATAGTGAAAATCAAACTGAACTAACTGAAACTAGTAGTGGTGGTAATGTGACTGTAAATGAAAACACTGACGATCCTGCAAAAACTAACCCCGTAGTCAATGCAATTGACAATAAAATAGAACAAGCTATGGATCTTGTAAAAAGTCATCTTATGTATACTGTAAGAGAAGAAGTGgaagttttaaaagaaaaaattgccGAATTAATGGAAAGGATCCAACAATtggaaactgaaaataatttccttaGATCACAGATACCCAAATCTCAAACTATACCGCCAACTCCAGCATCCAATATCCAACAATCAAATATAGTTATAAACCCTAATCCGAATTTTCCAAATCCTACTGCTATTCCTACATCAGATACTGCAACTGTAACTAACAATAGCCACAACCATTTATCTAATTCACAATCTCAATCAGTATCTACCACTGAAACACCGAATCCCCAGtag
- the LOC130891047 gene encoding TSC22 domain family protein 2 isoform X2 — translation MSEQILTVVQGIGSGFSVGQHQTTGNMNEMPEKHGEPILEPNLQVSAALEVQPVAGEVAPTNNTTNVIPTSPQYGVAIIPNAVTMNDLATETVTPPTETLTDSTAKPIDDKELHSTPSRNDRFKVVKIASLEPFKRGRWKCMDYVDEAPPVGATRVPQSSGSIQVSGGTFMQTQSLPQQQFQQMLLQSGFTNSTPFFANVPPQIMHQGQYYYPQVTNVQNQTMQQVPNSIPAQFIANQPYFPAGIVPNAQGFTMPQGYSNVQYVPANLIQNQGSAFVPTSQPVQLPPNFQQSQSYAGQPNVSQTNVQPVMNGHTYTPQNEQVSGSLPTQTVKSVIMNSNNTQPVVSQTQVLQQNVQNIPVQSNQNILVAQVQQYQQQNAFQQNAANQQQSAASVVPVQVQPVTSTSQVAPVQSQTFEQNLPNNVYTNPQFAVSVSSLTVLDNSENQTELTETSSGGNVTVNENTDDPAKTNPVVNAIDNKIEQAMDLVKSHLMYTVREEVEVLKEKIAELMERIQQLETENNFLRSQIPKSQTIPPTPASNIQQSNIVINPNPNFPNPTAIPTSDTATVTNNSHNHLSNSQSQSVSTTETPNPQ, via the exons ATGTCAGAACAAATCCTCACTGTTGTTCAGGGTATAGGTAGTGGG TTTTCCGTAGGTCAGCACCAGACCACGggaaatatgaatgaaatgCCAGAAAAGCATGGTGAGCCGATTTTAGAGCCGAACCTTCAAGTATCTGCAGCCCTTGAAGTTCAGCCGGTAGCTGGCGAAGTTGCTCCTACTAATAATACTACAAATGTGATACCCACCAGCCCTCAGTACGGTGTGGCCATTATTCCCAACGCTGTTACTATGAATGATCTGGCAACAGAAACTGTCACCCCGCCAACTGAAACCCTAACAGATTCGACTGCAAAACCAATAGATGATAAAGAACTTCATTCCACTCCTAGTAGAAATGATAGATTCAAAGTGGTAAAAATAGCTAGTTTAGAACCTTTTAAACGTGGCCGTTGGAAATGTATGGATTATGTTGATGAAGCTCCACCGGTTGGAGCTACGCGGGTACCTCAATCATCTGGTAGTATACAAGTGTCAGGAGGTACTTTTATGCAAACTCAAAGTTTACCACAACAGCAATTTCAGCAAATGCTATTGCAAAGTGGATTTACAAATAGTAcaccattttttgcaaatgttcCACCTCAAATAATGCACCAAGGTCAATATTATTATCCCCAAGTTACGAATGTACAGAATCAAACTATGCAGCAGGTGCCAAATAGTATACCTGCTCAATTCATAGCAAACCAGCCCTATTTTCCCGCTGGTATTGTTCCCAATGCACAGGGATTTACAATGCCACAAGGTTATTCTAATGTTCAATATGTTCCTGCTAATTTAATCCAGAATCAAGGTAGTGCTTTTGTACCAACATCACAACCTGTCCAATTGCCTCCAAATTTTCAGCAAAGTCAATCCTATGCAGGTCAACCGAATGTATCACAAACAAATGTTCAACCAGTTATGAATGGTCACACTTATACTCCTCAAAATGAACAAGTGAGTGGTAGTTTACCCACACAAACAGTAAAAAGTGTTATAATGAACTCAAATAATACACAGCCTGTTGTGAGTCAAACTCAAGTTTTACAACAAAATGTGCAAAACATCCCAGTGCAAagcaatcaaaatattttagttgccCAAGTACAACAGTACCAACAACAAAATGCATTCCAGCAGAATGCAGCTAATCAACAGCAATCAGCTGCTTCAGTTGTTCCTGTTCAGGTCCAGCCAGTGACATCCACGTCTCAGGTTGCACCAGTGCAATCTCAGACGTTCGAACAAAATTTACCTAACAATGTCTACACGAATCCACAGTTTGCCGTAAGTGTAAGTAGTTTGACAGTTCTCGATAATAGTGAAAATCAAACTGAACTAACTGAAACTAGTAGTGGTGGTAATGTGACTGTAAATGAAAACACTGACGATCCTGCAAAAACTAACCCCGTAGTCAATGCAATTGACAATAAAATAGAACAAGCTATGGATCTTGTAAAAAGTCATCTTATGTATACTGTAAGAGAAGAAGTGgaagttttaaaagaaaaaattgccGAATTAATGGAAAGGATCCAACAATtggaaactgaaaataatttccttaGATCACAGATACCCAAATCTCAAACTATACCGCCAACTCCAGCATCCAATATCCAACAATCAAATATAGTTATAAACCCTAATCCGAATTTTCCAAATCCTACTGCTATTCCTACATCAGATACTGCAACTGTAACTAACAATAGCCACAACCATTTATCTAATTCACAATCTCAATCAGTATCTACCACTGAAACACCGAATCCCCAGtag
- the LOC130891047 gene encoding TSC22 domain family protein 2 isoform X3 — protein MNEMPEKHGEPILEPNLQVSAALEVQPVAGEVAPTNNTTNVIPTSPQYGVAIIPNAVTMNDLATETVTPPTETLTDSTAKPIDDKELHSTPSRNDRFKVVKIASLEPFKRGRWKCMDYVDEAPPVGATRVPQSSGSIQVSGGTFMQTQSLPQQQFQQMLLQSGFTNSTPFFANVPPQIMHQGQYYYPQVTNVQNQTMQQVPNSIPAQFIANQPYFPAGIVPNAQGFTMPQGYSNVQYVPANLIQNQGSAFVPTSQPVQLPPNFQQSQSYAGQPNVSQTNVQPVMNGHTYTPQNEQVSGSLPTQTVKSVIMNSNNTQPVVSQTQVLQQNVQNIPVQSNQNILVAQVQQYQQQNAFQQNAANQQQSAASVVPVQVQPVTSTSQVAPVQSQTFEQNLPNNVYTNPQFAVSVSSLTVLDNSENQTELTETSSGGNVTVNENTDDPAKTNPVVNAIDNKIEQAMDLVKSHLMYTVREEVEVLKEKIAELMERIQQLETENNFLRSQIPKSQTIPPTPASNIQQSNIVINPNPNFPNPTAIPTSDTATVTNNSHNHLSNSQSQSVSTTETPNPQ, from the coding sequence atgaatgaaatgCCAGAAAAGCATGGTGAGCCGATTTTAGAGCCGAACCTTCAAGTATCTGCAGCCCTTGAAGTTCAGCCGGTAGCTGGCGAAGTTGCTCCTACTAATAATACTACAAATGTGATACCCACCAGCCCTCAGTACGGTGTGGCCATTATTCCCAACGCTGTTACTATGAATGATCTGGCAACAGAAACTGTCACCCCGCCAACTGAAACCCTAACAGATTCGACTGCAAAACCAATAGATGATAAAGAACTTCATTCCACTCCTAGTAGAAATGATAGATTCAAAGTGGTAAAAATAGCTAGTTTAGAACCTTTTAAACGTGGCCGTTGGAAATGTATGGATTATGTTGATGAAGCTCCACCGGTTGGAGCTACGCGGGTACCTCAATCATCTGGTAGTATACAAGTGTCAGGAGGTACTTTTATGCAAACTCAAAGTTTACCACAACAGCAATTTCAGCAAATGCTATTGCAAAGTGGATTTACAAATAGTAcaccattttttgcaaatgttcCACCTCAAATAATGCACCAAGGTCAATATTATTATCCCCAAGTTACGAATGTACAGAATCAAACTATGCAGCAGGTGCCAAATAGTATACCTGCTCAATTCATAGCAAACCAGCCCTATTTTCCCGCTGGTATTGTTCCCAATGCACAGGGATTTACAATGCCACAAGGTTATTCTAATGTTCAATATGTTCCTGCTAATTTAATCCAGAATCAAGGTAGTGCTTTTGTACCAACATCACAACCTGTCCAATTGCCTCCAAATTTTCAGCAAAGTCAATCCTATGCAGGTCAACCGAATGTATCACAAACAAATGTTCAACCAGTTATGAATGGTCACACTTATACTCCTCAAAATGAACAAGTGAGTGGTAGTTTACCCACACAAACAGTAAAAAGTGTTATAATGAACTCAAATAATACACAGCCTGTTGTGAGTCAAACTCAAGTTTTACAACAAAATGTGCAAAACATCCCAGTGCAAagcaatcaaaatattttagttgccCAAGTACAACAGTACCAACAACAAAATGCATTCCAGCAGAATGCAGCTAATCAACAGCAATCAGCTGCTTCAGTTGTTCCTGTTCAGGTCCAGCCAGTGACATCCACGTCTCAGGTTGCACCAGTGCAATCTCAGACGTTCGAACAAAATTTACCTAACAATGTCTACACGAATCCACAGTTTGCCGTAAGTGTAAGTAGTTTGACAGTTCTCGATAATAGTGAAAATCAAACTGAACTAACTGAAACTAGTAGTGGTGGTAATGTGACTGTAAATGAAAACACTGACGATCCTGCAAAAACTAACCCCGTAGTCAATGCAATTGACAATAAAATAGAACAAGCTATGGATCTTGTAAAAAGTCATCTTATGTATACTGTAAGAGAAGAAGTGgaagttttaaaagaaaaaattgccGAATTAATGGAAAGGATCCAACAATtggaaactgaaaataatttccttaGATCACAGATACCCAAATCTCAAACTATACCGCCAACTCCAGCATCCAATATCCAACAATCAAATATAGTTATAAACCCTAATCCGAATTTTCCAAATCCTACTGCTATTCCTACATCAGATACTGCAACTGTAACTAACAATAGCCACAACCATTTATCTAATTCACAATCTCAATCAGTATCTACCACTGAAACACCGAATCCCCAGtag
- the LOC130891048 gene encoding uncharacterized protein LOC130891048: MALVENCFCCSLQIASGFFAAYLLIAYLIAFAFELLWILESEVALPSAAVLLSAGYFAMALFAALLIHGLATKNAVCLLSWMLSVTLLTFPEAGLVIYMSIQYWRIESLYGITELACWLIRIIINVIEIILIHSLHTKWKEEELVHKRIRDLNMVAIPVQGDNLPTLNSQFYQNNAYDTSLEQFTNAPRYGSTPNLWSNPVTSNMMMSLPFDGYQFYTTSEFNASIFVPNFANNIGSLSAKKAQSLMDLRLLEEHTMLSEKLNHQYHPWITQSISETSSAIIPTMSEMPPKQTKLTKCASVDALNVINKGNHIIKNRTGFYAQPIADYGVPIYYGPLDGPDFLIYKKKIDKMHSKTSLTNTTNTSAEDVQKYRDVAL; the protein is encoded by the exons ATTGCTTATCTAATTGCATTCGCATTCGAGTTACTATGGATCTTAGAATCGGAGGTAGCGTTACCATCAGCAGCTGTACTATTGAGTGCAGGATATTTCGCAATGGCTCTTTTTGCAGCTCTACTTATCCACGGTTTAGCAACG AAAAATGCAGTTTGTCTCTTAAGTTGGATGTTATCTGTTACATTACTTACTTTTCCAGAAGCCGGTTTAGTCATTTATATGAGTATCCAATATTGG AGAATAGAAAGTCTTTATGGTATAACAGAATTAGCTTGCTGGttaattagaataataataaatgtgatAGAAATTATCCTAATCCATTCTTTACATACGAAGTGGAAAGAAGAGGAATTAGTACATAAGAGAATTAGAGACTTAAATATGGTGGCCATACCGGTACAAGGGGACAATTTACCAACTCTAAATagtcaattttatcaaaataatgcgTACGATACGTCTTTGGAACAATTTACAAATGCTCCGAG gTATGGATCTACTCCAAACTTATGGAGCAATCCAGTTACTAGTAATATGATGATGAGTTTACCTTTCGATGGTTACCAATTTTATACGACGAGCGAATTCAACGCTAGCATATTCGTACCGAATTTCGCTAATAATATTGGAAGTTTATCag cTAAAAAAGCCCAATCGCTAATGGACCTCCGATTACTGGAGGAGCATACAATGCTTAGCGAGAAACTGAATCACCAATATCACCCTTGGATTACCCAGTCGATATCAGAAACGAGCAGCGCAATAATTCCTACCATGTCCGAAATGCCTCCGAAACAAACGAAATTAACGAAATGCGCTTCGGTGGACGCTCTGAACGTCATCAACAAAGGAAATCACATAATTAAAAACAGGACTGGTTTTTACGCCCAACCTATAGCTGATTATGGAGTTCCTATTTATTATGGTCCGTTAGACGGTCCAGATTTTCtaatatacaagaaaaaaattgacaagaTGCATAGTAAAACTTCCCTTACTAATACTACGAACACTTCTGCTGAAGATGTACAGAAATATCGAGATGTGGCTTTGTAA